In the Deltaproteobacteria bacterium genome, GTTTCAAAGAGGCTCTCGAACAGCCGGTAATAGGCCACCACCTTCTGATGCGCCTTTCCCGGCATTGCGTGGCTCGCAAAAAACCCGGCAGCCTCTCCAATCTTCCCCATCCCCCCGCCTTGCTTCATGAACCCCTCCCCGCAAAACGCATGTCATTGGTTGATGATTTCCTCTTTTACCCCATTTCAGCCATCAGATTGAGGCTTCTTCGTCTCAAATTCTTTATCCACTTCCGATAGAAGCTCGGCTAACAGTTTTTTGGATTTTCCGGCCTCTATAAAAAAGCCGCCGTACATCATCGCCAGTAAAAAGCAAAACATACCACCCAAGACTCCGAGCATACCCCACGTAGCGTCATCGAACCCGCTGGCAATTAGGGCAAGTGAAAAAATGCTCAACAGTCCCACAATCGGGACGAGTAAAATATACGTAATAGGGTGCAACGTCATATGGATGCGGATGACAGTTCCTTTATCTTTTGGCATGAAGCATCCGTAAATTATCGGTAGGAATTAATTTCGATAATGAATGATTCTATTTATCGTGAAACCCGTTTCATCTATCTGGCCTGCTAATGGTGCAACTTCCCTTCTTCCAAGGCCGAACAATTTTCTTGGCTCCACTCTCCGGCTTATTTCTTTAACAAGAGTCTGTACATCTAAGGGGCTTTCCACAATCCAGGATTCATATGGAAAAAATTTCATTTCTTCTCCACCGTTTAAGCAGTCCAACCTGCCCAATTAATAAAAATTCTGATCATTCCTCGCGCTTTTTTGCATTATTTATCACTCATTGGGCTCAGGCGCAACATCGGTGCGAAGGCAGGCAATTATTACTTGGAGCATTAAATATTTCTATTTTTAGCGGGATGTGCTATGGTCCCGCACATGAACTTCAACGACACCCGCAAATTGAGTCCCAAGGCACAGGAAGCATTGCAGGAGTATTTTTGAAACATACTGAAAAGGGTGTGTGGAAGTTCTTTTTCAAAAAGCCTGCCGAATCATCTCGGATATTGTTGAACGGAAAACGAGAATACGCTTGGAGCAAGGGGGTGACATGCGGCATTTTAGGATGAACTCGTGGCTGTTATTGCTGACGGTCTTTTTGTTTTGCGCTCCACAGGCGCAAGCCGACAGCAATGGCAAAATGACGCTGGAGCAGGCGTGGCAGGTTATCAAGGAAAAGAAATTCGTGGACCTAACCCACGAGTTTGCGCCCGGCATCCCAAAATGGAAGGGCTTCCCGGATGAAGAGATAACAACACTTTACGGCTATGAGCCTTTGGAGGGCAAAATGGGAAGCGGCTTTTTGGCCCAGTATTATTGCCACGTGGGCCAATGGGGCACCCATGTTGATCCTCCGGCCCATTTTATCAAGGGTGGCCGGACAGTCGACCAGATAGCTCTCAAGGAGATGATAATGCCGCTGGTGGTGCTGGACGCGCATTCCCTGGTTGAAAATAATCCGGATTACACTCTTACTATGGAAGACATCCTGGACTGGGAAAAGAGGCACGGCCCCATTCCGGCAGGAGCGTTCGTGTCCATGCGTACGGACTGGTCCAAGAGATGGCCTGACCCAGCGGCAATGGCAAATCGGGACGCCGCCGGAACGGCCCATTATCCTGGATGGAGCAGGGAAACCCTTACGTTTCTATATGAAACTCGGCATATTATGGCATCGGGACACGAAACCACGGATACGGACCCCGGGATAGCAACTTCCAGAGACGACTACTCCCTTGAAGCATATATCCTGGGACAGGACCATTATCAGATAGAGTTGTTAACCGGCCTGGATCAGGTCCCTGAAGCCGGAGCCCTCGTGGTGGTGTCTTTCCCGAAACCCAAGGATGGTTCAGGCTTTCCCGCGAGGGTTTTCGCAATACTGCCATGAAGGTGTTCCATTCTCTCGGCTGCCTCATCTCCCAATTAGGAGAAAGCCTGTTAAGTTTACCGATGATGAGTTCGTGTGAATAATGCCCAGATATCCAAGTATGGCCAAGCTCTTGTACGATACTTATTTCATATGCTTGTATTGCCTCAAGGGAAGGAGTGGCCTATAACCTTCTTGCGATATCTGTTTGGTCAAAATTCCGTCTATTTCCCATGTCCGAACTATGCAAAATGTCAAAGATTTTTACAATATGCTGTGAGCTATCGGTTTTATATGCGCTATG is a window encoding:
- a CDS encoding cyclase family protein, which produces MRHFRMNSWLLLLTVFLFCAPQAQADSNGKMTLEQAWQVIKEKKFVDLTHEFAPGIPKWKGFPDEEITTLYGYEPLEGKMGSGFLAQYYCHVGQWGTHVDPPAHFIKGGRTVDQIALKEMIMPLVVLDAHSLVENNPDYTLTMEDILDWEKRHGPIPAGAFVSMRTDWSKRWPDPAAMANRDAAGTAHYPGWSRETLTFLYETRHIMASGHETTDTDPGIATSRDDYSLEAYILGQDHYQIELLTGLDQVPEAGALVVVSFPKPKDGSGFPARVFAILP